Proteins from one Halopseudomonas pelagia genomic window:
- a CDS encoding isocitrate lyase: MSAYQNDIKAVAALKESAGNSWSAINPESVARMRAQNRFKTGLDIAKYTAAIMRKDMAEYDADSSVYTQSLGCWHGFIGQQKLISIKKHLKTTNKRYLYLSGWMVAALRSDFGPLPDQSMHEKTAVSGLIEELYTFLRQADARELDLLFMDLDAARDAGDKSKQDEVQAKIDNFETHVVPIIADIDAGFGNPEATYLLAKKMIEAGACCIQIENQVSDEKQCGHQDGKVTVPHEDFLAKINAVRYAFLELGVDDGVIVARTDSLGAGLTKQIAVTKEPGDLGDQYNSFLDCEEVSAADMKNGDVVLNRDGKLLRPKRLPSNLFQFRAGTGEDRVILDCITSLQNGADLLWIETEKPHVGQIAAMVNRIREVIPTAKLVYNNSPSFNWTLNFRQQVFDNMTAEGKDMSAYDRAKLMSVDYDETELAQIADEKIRTFQADGSREAGIFHHLITLPTYHTAALSTDNLAKGYFAEQGMLAYVKGVQRQELRQGIACVKHQNMAGSDIGDNHKEYFAGEAALKAGGKDNTMNQFG, encoded by the coding sequence ATGTCAGCTTATCAAAACGACATCAAAGCCGTCGCCGCTCTGAAAGAATCTGCCGGCAACAGCTGGAGCGCTATCAACCCCGAGTCCGTCGCCCGCATGCGCGCTCAGAACCGTTTCAAAACCGGTCTGGACATTGCCAAGTACACTGCTGCCATCATGCGCAAAGACATGGCCGAGTACGATGCCGACTCCTCCGTCTACACCCAGTCACTGGGTTGCTGGCACGGCTTCATCGGTCAGCAGAAGCTGATTTCCATCAAGAAGCACCTGAAGACCACTAACAAGCGCTACCTGTACCTGTCCGGCTGGATGGTTGCAGCGCTGCGTTCCGATTTCGGCCCGCTGCCTGACCAATCCATGCACGAGAAGACTGCCGTTTCCGGTCTGATCGAAGAGCTGTACACCTTCCTGCGTCAGGCTGACGCCCGTGAACTGGATCTGCTGTTCATGGATCTGGACGCTGCCCGCGACGCTGGCGACAAGTCCAAGCAGGACGAAGTCCAGGCCAAGATCGACAACTTTGAAACTCACGTAGTGCCGATCATTGCCGACATCGATGCTGGTTTCGGTAACCCTGAAGCCACTTACCTGCTGGCCAAGAAAATGATCGAAGCGGGTGCTTGCTGCATCCAGATCGAAAACCAGGTGTCCGACGAGAAGCAGTGCGGTCACCAGGATGGCAAGGTTACCGTTCCCCACGAAGATTTCCTGGCCAAGATCAACGCCGTTCGTTACGCGTTCCTCGAGCTCGGCGTTGATGATGGCGTGATCGTTGCCCGTACCGATTCCCTGGGTGCCGGCCTGACCAAGCAGATCGCTGTAACCAAAGAGCCAGGCGACCTGGGCGACCAGTACAACTCTTTCCTGGATTGCGAAGAAGTATCTGCTGCTGACATGAAGAACGGCGACGTTGTTCTGAACCGTGACGGCAAGCTGCTGCGTCCCAAGCGTCTGCCAAGCAACCTGTTCCAGTTCCGTGCTGGTACTGGCGAAGATCGCGTTATCCTGGACTGCATCACTTCCCTGCAGAACGGCGCTGACCTGCTGTGGATCGAAACCGAGAAGCCGCACGTTGGCCAGATCGCTGCCATGGTTAACCGCATCCGCGAAGTGATTCCGACCGCCAAGCTGGTTTACAACAACAGCCCGTCGTTCAACTGGACTCTGAACTTCCGCCAGCAGGTATTCGATAACATGACTGCTGAAGGCAAGGACATGTCCGCTTACGATCGCGCCAAGCTGATGAGCGTCGATTACGACGAGACTGAACTGGCCCAGATCGCTGATGAGAAGATCCGTACCTTCCAGGCCGATGGCTCACGCGAAGCGGGTATCTTCCATCACCTGATCACTCTGCCGACTTACCACACTGCCGCGCTGTCTACCGACAACCTGGCCAAGGGGTACTTCGCAGAGCAAGGCATGCTGGCCTACGTTAAAGGCGTTCAGCGTCAGGAACTGCGTCAGGGCATCGCCTGCGTCAAGCACCAGAACATGGCTGGCTCCGATATCGGTGACAACCATAAAGAGTACTTCGCTGGTGAAGCTGCTCTGAAAGCTGGCGGCAAAGACAACACCATGAACCAGTTCGGCTGA
- a CDS encoding acyl-CoA thioesterase, with translation MARLTLEFPDNQFYFTTQLTVRITDINAGKHLANDSMVSMISEARARFLYQFGIEEVSDKDTGIIVTDLATTYKREAFARDALIFEVGMMDLNKYGGDIIFRITKAIGGELVALAKSGFVFYDFTTSKVTPMPDDFRFRFPGVNYIHNG, from the coding sequence ATGGCACGCCTTACCCTCGAGTTTCCTGACAATCAGTTCTATTTCACTACACAGCTTACCGTCCGCATTACCGACATCAATGCGGGCAAGCACCTGGCGAATGACTCAATGGTATCGATGATCTCCGAAGCTCGCGCTCGTTTTCTGTATCAGTTCGGTATTGAAGAGGTCAGCGACAAGGATACCGGCATTATTGTCACCGACCTGGCCACCACTTATAAGCGCGAAGCTTTTGCCCGCGATGCGCTGATCTTTGAAGTCGGCATGATGGATCTGAACAAGTATGGCGGGGACATCATCTTTCGCATCACCAAGGCCATTGGTGGCGAACTGGTCGCTCTGGCCAAGTCGGGATTCGTTTTCTATGACTTCACCACCTCCAAGGTAACCCCCATGCCGGATGACTTTCGCTTCCGCTTCCCTGGCGTGAATTACATTCATAACGGCTGA